The Scleropages formosus chromosome 3, fSclFor1.1, whole genome shotgun sequence genome contains the following window.
CATCCGCAAATTCTGTGTGACTCTGGTTCCGCACTGGATCCAAAATGATTACAACATCACATGAACATTtatccagtcacacacacagccattgtGCTGCTCACTGAGCCTGGCATGGAACCAAAATATTCCAGGTCCAGGTTgtgctgtttcctcagtttggaTTGCTCCATCTTAAAACAACATCTAAAACCTTATAAAAAGTGCCTGGGAGGAAAACCACCTTCTAAACAAATAAGCAATAATaaagcaacacaaaacacattaaatatattttgtctgCTGAGCCCAGATTCTTGCAATTTCATCAAGCTCTCTACAGAGTTCAATCAGCGATTTGTTTATACAGTCATCAGTGCAAGTCCATTAGCATTGATTAGAAACCAAATGAATTAGACCATTTTATTGATGAAGGGAAATGGTGCTGGtggaaacaatattttattgcaaTATCAGCCCTTTCTCTCTATGACTTTAGTGGAGCTGTTCAGTAACCTTCAGCAGTGCCCTCATGCAAAGTATTATTCCTCTGCCTCCACCTTTACAGTTGACTCTCAGCAAGAAttcttaaatgtataaatgaatatggcttcttttttcttctctgggcTTTGACAGGTTCCACAATGCAAGCCCTGGAATATAAACAACGATGCGAGCCAAGCTAAACTACTGTATGGCTTCCAGAGGAACCAGCTGTGCGGCGGTGACTCCGAAGAGATATGTTGACGATAGCGCTGATTTTGGATGGCTGTAAATGATGAGCGCCTTGCCTAGGAAAGGTCCGGTCATCGCAGCCTTGCTGCTCTAAAGACCTTTGTCTGGACACAACAGTGACACTTTATAGTGCATTTGCAGAGTCACTAGCAGCTGCTGTATATCGAGTCTCATCATTTGGTTCGAGCCACTCTTCTCAATGAGGAACACGgttgaaataacacaaaagTCAAACTAGGGATTTGAGGAATTCACAGAAAACTGTTTACCATGCTTGATCAGTCATGAGGGAGTGTTTCtgaaaattcattcattcatgcgaTCCCACCCTGAAACAACAACATTTTAAGATTCCCTTAAGGAAAGTGAAAACTGGTCAGCGTAAGCAAGGGGAACATTACACTAACCACAGCACACATTcgtcatttttattaaactgaatgtGTGTTCTTCAAGGCCCTTCACAACTTGAAAATTTGAACGCCAGTTCAACAAAAGAGGGACACTTGTACCTCTGCGCAGCATTTTTGCAGTAGGAAGGAATGATACTGCCCTCAAGTGGCTCAAAGGTGTGACATTTGCAGTTCTTTGTGTCCCTGATCCAGGCACGTCGCAGACTGGGTGTACTGGACATCGCTTAAccacagtaaatataaaatttatagCAAGTATGCTGAGATGTTAACAAGGACCATATACAGTGCTACCTGAAAGTCTGTGAACCTTCTAGGAATGACCATTAttcttctataaaatattacacTTATACatagaatttaaattttaaatcttaagcacacacacagttagaaaccacttgtcccaagcaaagttgcagcaaaccggagcctaacccgacaacacagggcataaggctggaggaagaggagacacacccaagacaaagcaccccaagcaggactcaaaccccagacccactggaaagcaggacccagccaagccagcTGCGTCACCACGCACCCAAGCCTTAAACTAaagttacaaaatgaataaattcgaAAAAAGTATTTCGAAATactgattttcattaaataaccatttcttGGTAAAACTAAAGCACACAaggggttcgcatactttcaagcagcactgtatgatAATTAAATGTGAGGTATATATGAAATTGTAATTCTTCATGGAATACAATTAAGACTTACCTACTGATACTTTATTTTGTCTGAGGAATTTTATGGTAGAAAAGTgactcaagggtatgacagcaagAGGTCATCTCAGAGTAGTCCTGGAGTTTGATGACTCCAAATCACTCActtaatttttcagtgaaatgcacaGGGGAGTTACCACGGCAGTGACATAATGAACATGTGGgagttgccatggtaacacaTCAACTGTTTCTTTTACAATATGTCCATTTTTGTGTAGTATGAAATTTTGGCGACTGGTGAGAAACAGTCCTCACATTTTGTACAGAAGACATACTGTATAGCTTGAAAAACTATATCCAAAAATCTTATTTTCATCAGTTAATATACCTTTCAGAAGGACCATTTTTGTGTCACAATTCCTTTGATGTCCAAAATAATGGATttataaagagagaaaaaaattcaaaagtaagcttttttgtgtattttctaaGCAAAAATTACCAAActaaacacaataaatacaaacaacccattaatataaaatataaattcataatcattaaatttattctacaaattaatgttaatataGATCTTAATGAAAATGCATATTACTACATTTGTTATActgccattttaaattaatttcagctttttgaacaaaaattattcagtaaaatttaGACTAATGTGTTTAACTTTTATTGTCGTTTATCCCTCAAAAAATGCAAGTTAAGGATTATTTAGGAAGGTGGCAGCCTTATTTTAAGAGATGGTTTTTAGATGTTcctaaaatttatatttttatgcctGCAGGCTCCAAGCTCACAATAAATAGGAACTTGAATGTTGGGAAACAGCAGCAAGTCCAAGTTTTGCAGATGTTTGAGGACAACCCCAATGAGCATACTGTGCCCAATGCACAGCTCAATAGAGGGGTCCCACCCCTCTCTCAGCAGAACTGCTCTACTTCCTCCATATCATCTGACTGCGAGGCCACGCCTGCTCACATGACCCCAGCACAGGCTCTGAAGCATTACAAGCCTAAGCTAACAGAGTTTGAGCACCAAGAAATCTTCAGTTATACCAAGATCTTCTTTGTAGGTCAAAATGCCAAAAAACGGGCAGGTATTGCTGGGGCTTCAAACAACTGCGGCTATGATGATGACCAGGGCTCTTACATCATTGTGCCCCATGATCATGTTGCTTATCGCTATGAGGTGTTCAAGGTCATTGGCAAGGGCACCTTCAGTCAGGTTATACAGGTCTATGACCACAAGAaacaccagcaggtggcactcaAGATGGTGCGGAACAAGAAGGACTTTCATCGACAGGTGGCTGAGGAGATACGGATCCTACAGCACCTTCGCAAGCAGGACAAGGACAACAAAATGAATGTCATACACATGTTGGAACATTTCACATTCCGCAACCACATGTGCATAACCTTTGAGTTGCTAAGTATGAGTCTCTACGAGTTCATCAAGAGTAATAAATTTCAAGGGTCCAGCCTACTACAAGTGCGCAAGTTTGCACATTCAATTTTGCAGTGTCTCGTGTCATTACACAAGAACCAGATCATCCATTGTGACCTCAAACCTGAAAACATTATGATCAAACAGCAAGGTCGCGCTGGAATTAAAGTGATCGATTTTGGTACTAGTTGCTATGAGCACCAGCAgatttacacttacattcagTCCCGCTACTACCGTGCTCCAGAAGTCATCCTGGGATCACGCTATAGTATGTCCATTGATATGTGGAGTTTTGGGTGCATTTTAGTGGAATTACTCACTGGATACCCTCTGTTTCCTGGAGAAGACGAAGGGGACCAACTGGCATGTATTATAGAGCTGCTAGGTATGCCGCCTGAAAGGCTTCTGGATGTTTCCAAAAGAGCCAAAAATTTTATAAGCCCCACAGGTTATCCCCGGTACTGTAAAGTTAGCACCCTGCCAGATGGCTCACTGGTACTTAAAGGGGGACGCTCTTGCAGGGGAACCATCAGAGGGCCTCCAGGAACCAAGGAGTGGACAACAGCCCTCAAGGGCTGTGATGACGCCTTGTTTCTAGAGTTTTTGAAGCAGTGTCTTGAGTGGGACCCGTCACTACGCATGACCCCCTTCCAGGCCCTGCGCCACCCCTGGCTCAAGAAATGCTTGATAAAGCCTCAAATTGGGAATAATGACCTCAAGACAGAGGTGCCAGAGAGCTCAAATAATGTAACTTCAGTTGACAAGTTACCCCCACTATCTACCTCAACCTCAAAAGGGAGCACTATACAGGCAGAGGTGAGTGGTGCAAATGGTATAATCCAACATAGATTCTCATgtctactttttattttaaaacaaattagtAGACTAAACTCACTCATGTTTAGTCTactaatttattgttttaaaatagaataTAGACTTGCTTAATGTGTTAAGCTCTCGAATTGTGTTCGCCTGATTTGTAATAAGACATACTGAGTCAATTGATTTCTGAGAccctgcaaataaataatattagtGTAGTGGATCAACTGGAAGAATGCCCAAAGTTTTGCAGTTGccacatttatctttttttcagtttgttaaCTTCAGCAATTGTGCATCACAATTTGTCAAAACATGTCATGTTTTAGTTTATCACCTACAGAGGTTGTGTTAACTTCTTTTCACCTAGAAAACCAACAAAACATGTAATATGACAAGGGGTGCCCAAACATTTGCACAGGATTTCCTTTCCCAGGACTGTATTGTCACGATTATGGTATGGATATGGATACATGTTCAACTGTGCTTTCTTGCAACATATGTAAACACATACATTTGTAAGCTGGTTTTAAAGTATCATTAATATTAAAGTCATAGAAAGATTTTGGGTGatggtttttcaaaaaaattcgCTTCTTTAGCAACAGtacacagttttaaaaagttgttcCCAATGAACATGACATGTCAGTGGTTCCCTGCTTGGTTAATTGCTCATCTTGCAGAGAACTGATTAATTATaaagaaaagtgggaattacCTGAGAGTTATAATTCTAGCCTTGGAATTTTCAATGGAGACAGAAAACTGCCATGGTTTTTTCCGAGTATGGTCTGGAAGCAAGCCAGTAAAAGTAACAGGTATAATGCACTTTTGCACTGTTTcctgaaatgtacattgctttggagaaaagcatctggcaAATGAATAGATGTTAATATAAGTGccatgctgaaatcatgggctGATAGGTGGTATACAGTGTATGAGACATATTTGAGAAAACTGGTTTGGAGTTTTTGGATGTACTAGGTGCATATTATTattctcatttaaaataatgagaagtgtgcaagcaacttacaatggacacCTTATgtggtacttacaattatttacctttttataaagctggataattttactggagcagtttttagggtaagtaccttgttcaagggtactacagcaaga
Protein-coding sequences here:
- the LOC108934979 gene encoding dual specificity tyrosine-phosphorylation-regulated kinase 2-like — its product is MDLSFFPGSKLTINRNLNVGKQQQVQVLQMFEDNPNEHTVPNAQLNRGVPPLSQQNCSTSSISSDCEATPAHMTPAQALKHYKPKLTEFEHQEIFSYTKIFFVGQNAKKRAGIAGASNNCGYDDDQGSYIIVPHDHVAYRYEVFKVIGKGTFSQVIQVYDHKKHQQVALKMVRNKKDFHRQVAEEIRILQHLRKQDKDNKMNVIHMLEHFTFRNHMCITFELLSMSLYEFIKSNKFQGSSLLQVRKFAHSILQCLVSLHKNQIIHCDLKPENIMIKQQGRAGIKVIDFGTSCYEHQQIYTYIQSRYYRAPEVILGSRYSMSIDMWSFGCILVELLTGYPLFPGEDEGDQLACIIELLGMPPERLLDVSKRAKNFISPTGYPRYCKVSTLPDGSLVLKGGRSCRGTIRGPPGTKEWTTALKGCDDALFLEFLKQCLEWDPSLRMTPFQALRHPWLKKCLIKPQIGNNDLKTEVPESSNNVTSVDKLPPLSTSTSKGSTIQAEVSGANGIIQHRFSCNHPLKETFKLARISKSPVTLAYGESL